Proteins encoded in a region of the Plasmodium berghei ANKA genome assembly, chromosome: 1 genome:
- a CDS encoding centrosomal protein CEP76, putative: protein MYIIQKIKGIIYDNADITSVKKEKINKKVHVNELKDEIWLYKNEYNKENVNEEYDKEIDDNEYDDDENEKQPTDHFLEVPLFDEDDYGKNIKRRIKDFPNKKINSIKRYDETEMSEETLSTTYDDEEIDEPFLDLYEELKREQKIREFYNPMLKPRLWRLEFFIKYIHNLENNIQKNFYLISFGNTKNINLYGGLQNDVLYTPGYSIKPGEIQYLKIPLTIWSEKELSISYEDLKKFEVTIEMWCIKGLIFNDLYASSKINLKEIIENDPDSSIVLKRKIEKNKMTFEAQRLGIYMQLSEIFEFHMALDSWWFIANSEMPNYLKLLPKFLRFKFPLSEGEWVIHSSNKSNNNFWLYPGYFCFIGTYRQLANAFFILAVLCYNSNYRYKPPILLGSCIVSLKSVTEYPFFKGTVKKLTLEKRKFKQGEIVGNIKCFVNSYGIQEDDTNIQRPVQPLSDVTLVNQLSLNDHYLVIRIIKCENLAISSIDLNNININVWVKWDGIVNKTDIVSKTVSPFFYQNLYYPIRLVDKKELTNEKLIHNVLPIDLISKGDICLEVHNNNEIYSSILGIFELPFSDIFNYGTYDYRGLVQDNNSSSIYNENKNYDFYDQEFDNPDENYEDYYSRQYKTIVYKNTLDLMYSRAHLKSLNKGNAQTKRKSTISIEAFVIPPLPSGLVFFKENQSQNSSIIYKSMSKRWDQDFKGFNDIYLQWFPKAIKNRSFPCISKNEFDDNYYPLCSFVTPINLPAQVSTPGPLFHWLNNIEYIENDDESTNLTPPHFFLSYKKGTIQDHAILLCCCLKGLEYDAYVCKGTINNGKTEHYWVMTRHEKGWVCFWEVTNKSIIHLKDRWNNNNFLKNFDILAENKMINKINENDNEKYYNGEYLVSYIKYGLEELKNRKNQIIQEYDIKEENQLYTMDLYGEHLMKDEEVNIDELLYNDEEFFDNIFKVKYEKNKTYNCNKAIKYVLESFSKHIPIAPKFGLLNYENTLAYVPYTSIEVIFNDQQVYGNMQNHHPACILYDLENNYHWRPFLNHEPPQIKSEITISTPLSDKLSIKYMKELEEELQEMIFFIRNVEGLETNFDHSKEIKYFLEMYIDICEYKLNLDNNFNPKPENYEYKNGKEIEKNVNNGSMSGNKENSMENMNKINDNNIYNNESKKSWSQYKNDFYPNIEGQYINKENINFHNSYHPAKNVEIMNSEKKKKLSNIPQDYVYGMNNEIYNDGKEEYIKNYVFNKNSTDILNNYDEKIKSKNIKRFSNVPLHHQYNEQDINWHLDIPNYIYNCDNIKKEKDINDDIDCNDNPRKGDKIRVVIDDEKEKNIYNEYCVEHNCEEYEEEIYKEIKERYYRCDDSEFSDNITHKNIPRKYMKNNNNILKLEKKLKKYEKIMKKEMIDIKLARKGVQDKNKKKLFSKFLDAQEYLMNNLENKNYLNCDNNINEIKIGNEDNAEIYHNNLNCKQNSNWNKYNAQNIKEKNIGYPKCGKMKYPINGYFIIPSKSSRNNIYTFVDVGKNEKKNYKKKGDREKVKVGKNDKQCEKKKRKNNFLNMCKKSYNIKLIDDKNLNKKWAIKKKYNKIKVGKFRLGGRIHISGKRKNKLFCENISFFINSNIIKNNGETQFLIDKEATNFTKNKKFAYESIHQMYISETEGKNNHTIAEDQSLKLDTQINQKWPMNMLNESNDENIIIKNKTIPKNFGELAMGKKFEKNENGENKSEKNISEVSPPKTWSRLDTTSKYAAHQISQWNWYYALEEQYFNWQYYKFPVPANHTFVGFPIHFSTPDFSEIKTFLLNSKRFDNIMKLSINNISFVIYCKSYPLIGGVMSNWVFLGCLVPWMTTQEREINIKKRFHRNHNER from the exons atgtatataattcaaaagATAAAgggaattatatatgacaATGCTGATATAACTAgtgtaaaaaaagaaaaaataaataaaaaagttcATGTTAATGAACTAAAGGATGAAATATGGttatacaaaaatgaatataataaagaaaatgtaaATGAGGAATATGACAAAGAAATTGATGATAACGAATATGATGATGAcgaaaatgaaaaacaGCCAACAGATCATTTTTTAGAAGTTCCGTTATTTGATGAGGATGATTAtgggaaaaatataaaaagacGAATA AAGGATTTCCcaaataagaaaataaattctaTCAAAAGATATGACGAGACAGAAATGAGCGAAGAAACTTTAAGTACAACATATGATGATGAAGAAATAGACGAACCCTTTCTGGATTTATACGAAGAATTAAAG agggaacaaaaaataagagAGTTCTATAATCCGATGTTAAAGCCACGCTTATGGCGTTtagaattttttataaaatacattcataatttggaaaataatattcagaaaaatttttatttaatatcatTTGGAAATACCAA aaatataaatcttTATGGGGGGTTGCAAAATGATGTACTATATACTCCGGGATATTCTATCAAACCAGGAGAAATTCAATATTTAAAGATTCCAT TAACAATTTGGAGTGAAAAAGAATTAAGCATATCTTATGAagatttgaaaaaatttgaaGTTACAATTGAAATGTGGTGCATAAAGGGGCTTATCTTTAATGATCTTTATGCTTCTtctaaaataaatttaaaagaaataattgaAAATGATCCAGATAGTAGCATAGTATTAAAAAGGAagattgaaaaaaataaaatgacaTTTGAAGCCCAACGTTTGGGG atatatatgcaattaTCGGAAATCTTCGAGTTTCATATGGCCTTAGACAGTTGGTGGTTTATAGCAAATTCTGAGATGCCcaattatttaaaactaTTACCAAAATTTTTAAGATTTAAGTTCCCTTTAAGTGAAGGTGAATGGGTAATTCATAGTTCGAATAAatctaataataatttttggCTTTATCCTggatatttttgttttattggAACATATCGACAATTAGCAAatgctttttttattctcgCA gTATTATGCTATAATTCTAACTACAGATATAAGCCACCTATTTTATTGGGTTCATGTATAGTATCTCTAAAATCAGTAACTGAATACCCTTTTTTTAA gGGAACTGTAAAAAAGCTAACGTtggaaaaaagaaaatttaagCAGGGAGAAATTGtaggaaatataaaatgctTTGTTAATAGTTATGGAATACAAGAAGACGATACAAATATCCAAAGGCCTGTTCAACCATTAAGTGATGTTACATTAGTAAACCAATTGTCTTTAAACGATCATTATTTAGTAATAAG aataataaaatgcgAAAACTTAGCTATAAGTAGTATAGACCTaaacaatattaatataaatgtgtgGGTAAAATGGGATGGAATAGTTAACAAAACAGATATTGTATCAAAAACTGTGTccccttttttttatcaaaatttatattatccaATACGATTAGTTGACAAAAAAGAATtaacaaatgaaaaattaatacataATGTATTACCTATCGATTTAATTTCAAAAGGAGATATTTGTTTAGAAGTTcacaataataatgaaatatattcatcaaTTTTAGGGATTTTCGAATTGCCATTTTCggatatatttaattacgGAACATATGATTATAGAGGATTAGTTCAg GATAACAATTCGAGttcaatatataatgaaaacaaaaattacGATTTTTATGATCAAGAGTTTGATAATCCCGATGAGAATTATGAGGATTATTATTCAAGacaatataaaacaattgtttataaaaatacattag ATTTAATGTATTCTAGAGCACATTTAAAATCTTTAAATAAGGGAAATGCGCaaacaaaaagaaaatcGACCATATCAATCGAAGCTTTTGTAATCCCTCCACTTCCAAGTGGGTTGGTTTTTTTTAAGGAAAATCAATCTCAAAATTCTTctataatatacaaatcTATGTCAAAAAg aTGGGATCAAGATTTTAAGGGatttaatgatatatatttacagtGGTTTCCAAAGGctattaaaaatagaag CTTCCCTTGTATAAGCAAAAATGAATTTGACGATAACTACTATCCTCTTTGTAGTTTTGTAACGCCTATTAATTTACCGGCCCAAGTTTCAACACCTG GTCCTTTATTTCACTGgctaaataatattgagTATATAGAAAACGACGATGAGTCGACCAATTTGACTCCTCCACATTTTTTCTTGTCTTACAAAAAGGGAACAATACAAGACCATGCCATATTACTATGCTGTTGTTTGAAGGGATTGGAATATGACGCATATGTATGTAAAG gCACTATAAATAACGGTAAAACGGAGCATTACTGGGTAATGACTAGACATGAAAAAGGATGGGTATGTTTTTGGGAAGTAACAAATAAATCTATTATACATTTAAAAGATCGATGGaataacaataattttttaaaaaattttgatatattagcagaaaataaaatgattaataaaataaatgaaaatgataatgaaaaatattataatggTGAATATTTAGTaagttatataaaatatggtttagaagaattaaaaaatcgTAAAAACCAAATAATACAAgaatatgatataaaagaagaaaacCAATTATATACTATGGACCTATATGGGGAGCATCTTATGAAAGATGAGGAAGTGAATATTGATGAGCTTTTGTATAATGATGAAgaattttttgataatatatttaaagtaaaatatgagaaaaataaaacatataattgtaataaagctataaaatatgtattagAATCTTTTTCAAAACATATACCTATCGCCCCCAAATTTggtttattaaattatgaaaatacaTTGGCATATGTTCCATATACATCTATAGaagttatttttaatgatcAACAAGTATATGGTAATATGCAAAACCATCATCCTGCATGTATTCTATATGACttggaaaataattatcattGGCGCCCCTTTTTAAATCATGAGCCACcacaaataaaaagtgAAATAACAATTTCAACTCCATTAAGTGATAAACTTTC aataaaatatatgaaggAACTGGAAGAAGAATTACAGgaaatgattttttttattagaaACGTTGAAGGATTAGAAACAAATTTTGATCATtcaaaagaaataaaatattttttagaaatGTATATTGATATATGTGAATATAAGTTAAACTTAGACAACAACTTTAATCCTAAACCAGAAAactatgaatataaaaatggaaaagaaatcgaaaaaaatgtgaataaCGGTTCAATGTCTGGAAATAAGGAAAATAGTatggaaaatatgaataaaataaatgataataatatttataataatgaatcCAAAAAAAGCTGGTCTCAATATAAAAACGATTTTTATCCAAATATCGAAGGgcaatatataaataaagaaaatataaattttcataattcTTATCATCCAGCTAAAAATGTAGAAATAATGaatagtgaaaaaaaaaaaaaattatctaATATTCCTCAAGATTATGTATATGGAAtgaataatgaaatatataatgatggAAAGGaggaatatataaaaaattatgtttttaataaaaatagcactgatatattaaataattatgatgaaaaaatcaAAAGTAAAAACATTAAACGTTTTAGTAACGTTCCTTTACACCATCAATATAACGAACAAGACATAAATTGGCATTTAGATATTccaaattatatttacaattgtgataatattaaaaaagaaaaggatataaatgatgatataGATTGCAATGATAATCCGAGAAAAGGAGACAAAATACGGGTCGTAATAGatgatgaaaaagaaaaaaatatatacaacgAATATTGTGTAGAACATAATTGTGAAGAATATGAAGAGGAAATATacaaagaaataaaagaaagaTATTATCGTTGTGATGATAGTGAATTCTCTGACAATATAactcataaaaatattccaagaaaatatatgaaaaataataataatattcttaaattagaaaaaaaattaaaaaaatatgaaaaaattatgaaaaaagaaatgatTGATATTAAATTGGCTCGTAAAGGTGTACaagacaaaaataaaaaaaaattattttcgaAATTTTTAGATGCACAGGAATATTTGATGAATAATctggaaaataaaaattatttgaattgtgataataacataaatgAGATCAAAATTGGAAATGAAGATAATGCTGAAATTTATCACAACAATCTTAACTGTAAACAAAATAGTAATtggaataaatataatgcacagaatataaaagaaaaaaatataggtTATCCAAAATGtggaaaaatgaaatatccAATCAAtggatattttattattcctTCAAAAAGTAGTaggaataatatatatacttttgtGGATGTAgggaaaaatgaaaaaaaaaattataaaaaaaaaggagaTAGAGAAAAAGTAAAAGTGGGCAAAAATGATAAGCAATgtgagaaaaaaaagagaaaaaataattttcttaatatgtgtaaaaaatcatataatataaaattaatagatgataaaaatttaaataaaaaatgggcaattaaaaaaaaatataataaaataaaagtggGGAAATTTAGATTAGGAGGGCGTATACACATTAGtggaaaaagaaaaaacaaattattttgtgaaaatatttcttttttcataaattcAAATATCATCAAAAATAATGGGGAAACGCAATTTTTAATTGATAAAGAAGCAACAAATTTTaccaaaaataaaaaatttgcaTATGAAAGTATTCATCAAATGTACATTTCAGAAACAGAAGGGAAGAATAACCATACAATTGCAGAAGATCAG aGTTTGAAATTGGACACtcaaataaatcaaaaatgGCCTATGAATATGCTAAATGAATctaatgatgaaaatataataatcaaaaataaaacaattcCAAAAAATTTTGGTGAACTGGCAATGggtaaaaaatttgaaaaaaatgaaaatggtgaaaataaatctgaaaaaaatatttcagaAGTTTCTCCACCCAAAACATGGTCAAGATTAGATACGACATCTAAATATGCTGCCCATCAAATTTCACAATGGAACTGGTACTATGCCTTg GAGGAGCAATATTTCAATTGGCAATACTACAAATTTCCAGTTCCGGCAAATCATACTTTTGTTGGATTCCCCATCCATTTTTCGACACCTG ACTTTTCCGAAATAAAAACCTTCTTGCTGAACTCCAAACGATTTGACAATATAATGAAGCTTTCAATAAATAACATTtcatttgttatatattgCAAGTCTTATCCTTTAATTGGAGGTGTAATGTCTAATTGGGTATTTTTAGGATGTTTGGTTCCTTGGATg ACTACTCAAGAAagagaaataaatattaaaaaaagatttCATAGAAATCATAATGAAAGATAg